Proteins encoded within one genomic window of Gammaproteobacteria bacterium:
- a CDS encoding zinc ribbon domain-containing protein produces the protein MPIFDYRCTQCGHSFDALQKLGEAPLRKCPECGKAALEKLVSTPAFQVKGKHKEGARKQASAPSHDHGHSHSHGGHTHSHGPGCGHKH, from the coding sequence ATGCCGATATTCGATTACCGCTGCACGCAGTGCGGCCACAGCTTCGACGCCCTCCAGAAGCTCGGTGAGGCGCCGCTGAGGAAATGCCCGGAATGCGGCAAGGCCGCGCTGGAGAAGCTGGTGTCGACGCCGGCCTTCCAGGTCAAGGGCAAGCACAAGGAAGGGGCCAGGAAGCAGGCATCGGCCCCTTCCCACGACCATGGCCATTCCCATTCCCACGGCGGGCATACGCACAGCCACGGCCCGGGCTGCGGCCACAAGCACTGA
- a CDS encoding zinc ribbon domain-containing protein produces the protein MPIYEYACQKCGHAFDALQKVSDGPLRKCPECGAMRLKRLVSAPQFRLKGTGWYETDFKTDKDRKKRLADGAEASPAADTAATDAGKDGDSAKAAPAPKAGEAGAGKADKPAKATPARAKKSPGGKAAAAD, from the coding sequence GTGCCGATCTACGAATACGCCTGCCAGAAGTGCGGGCATGCATTCGATGCGCTGCAGAAGGTCAGTGACGGCCCGCTGCGCAAATGTCCGGAGTGCGGCGCGATGCGCCTGAAGCGCCTGGTCTCGGCGCCGCAGTTCCGCCTCAAGGGCACCGGCTGGTACGAGACCGACTTCAAGACCGACAAGGACAGGAAGAAGCGGCTGGCGGATGGCGCCGAAGCCAGCCCTGCCGCGGACACCGCCGCCACCGACGCCGGCAAGGATGGCGACAGCGCCAAGGCCGCGCCGGCGCCCAAGGCCGGCGAAGCCGGGGCCGGCAAGGCCGACAAGCCGGCAAAGGCGACGCCGGCCAGGGCGAAGAAGTCCCCGGGCGGCAAGGCTGCGGCAGCCGACTGA
- a CDS encoding DUF502 domain-containing protein, which produces MKPAQRYLVAGLLVWIPVGVTFLILKLIVDLMDETLVLLPEHFRPEYLIGFRIPGLGIVLSGLVVYLTGMLAANLVGRRLLRGWDAVLQRIPLVRSIYGGAKSFTEVILGDSGQSFKQVVLIEYPRKGLYSIGFLTATELAEVQARTHEEVVCVFVPTTPNPTSGFILLVPRRDVVFLDMDVESAVKMVVSLGVVVPAWDAEKMAMLARSRPSP; this is translated from the coding sequence ATGAAACCCGCGCAACGTTACCTGGTGGCGGGGCTCCTCGTCTGGATCCCGGTCGGCGTCACCTTCCTGATCCTCAAGCTCATCGTCGACCTCATGGACGAGACGCTGGTCCTGCTGCCGGAGCATTTCCGCCCCGAGTACCTGATCGGCTTCCGCATCCCGGGCCTGGGTATCGTGCTGTCCGGGCTGGTGGTGTACCTCACCGGCATGCTGGCCGCCAACCTGGTCGGCCGGCGACTGCTGCGCGGCTGGGATGCCGTCCTGCAACGCATCCCGCTGGTGCGCTCCATCTACGGCGGGGCCAAGAGCTTCACCGAGGTGATCCTCGGCGACAGCGGCCAGTCCTTCAAGCAGGTGGTGCTGATCGAATACCCGCGCAAGGGCCTCTACAGCATCGGTTTCCTGACGGCCACCGAACTGGCCGAGGTGCAGGCGCGCACCCACGAGGAGGTGGTCTGCGTGTTCGTGCCGACCACGCCCAACCCGACCTCGGGCTTCATCCTGCTGGTGCCCCGCCGCGACGTGGTGTTCCTCGACATGGACGTGGAATCCGCCGTCAAGATGGTGGTCTCCCTGGGGGTCGTGGTGCCGGCCTGGGATGCCGAGAAAATGGCCATGCTTGCGCGCTCCAGACCCTCTCCTTAA
- the aspS gene encoding aspartate--tRNA ligase, which produces MRTHYCGEVNAAHVGQAVTVAGWVHRRRDHGGVIFIDLRDREGLLQVVANPDATAVFAEAERVRSEYVLVVRGSVRRRPEGTVNPKLPSGEVELVAESLQVLNAAETPPFHHDEAASEDLRLRYRFLDLRREEMTARLRLRHRVTRAMRNFLDAAGFIDIETPMLTRTTPEGARDYIVPSRTHPGKFFALPQSPQLFKQLLMMSGFDRYYQIARCFRDEDLRADRQPEFTQLDIETSFMTEDDIMKVMEALVRDLFKTILDVDLPNPLPRMTYHEAVERFGIDRPDLRIPLELVEVGDLMQGIEFKVFADPAADPDGRVAALRLPGGGTLSRKEIDDYTAYVARYGARGLAYIKVNDPAKGREGLQSPILKFMPDATVAGLVSRLQLQAGDLVFFGADKRKVVNDSLAALRVKLGHDRGLVAEGWRPLWVVDFPGFEWDAQEKRWAALHHPFTAPKVASPGELEAAPGKALSRAYDMVLNGTEIGGGSIRIHTEAMQAAVFRVLGMPAEEAEGKFGFLLRAMRYGCPPHGGIAFGLDRLVMLMAGAQSIRDVIAFPKTQTASCLMTEAPGDVSPQQLKETGIRLRS; this is translated from the coding sequence ATGCGCACCCACTACTGCGGCGAGGTCAATGCCGCCCATGTCGGCCAGGCCGTCACCGTGGCGGGCTGGGTCCACCGCCGGCGCGACCATGGCGGCGTCATCTTCATCGACCTGCGTGACCGCGAGGGGCTGCTGCAGGTGGTGGCCAACCCGGACGCCACCGCGGTGTTCGCCGAGGCCGAGCGGGTGCGCAGCGAGTACGTGCTGGTGGTCCGCGGCAGCGTGCGCCGTCGCCCCGAAGGCACGGTGAACCCGAAGCTGCCGAGCGGGGAAGTGGAGCTGGTGGCCGAGTCGCTGCAGGTGCTCAACGCGGCGGAAACCCCGCCGTTCCACCACGACGAAGCCGCCAGCGAGGACCTGCGCCTGCGCTACCGCTTCCTCGACCTGCGCCGCGAGGAGATGACGGCGCGCCTGCGCCTGCGCCACCGCGTCACCCGGGCGATGCGCAATTTCCTCGATGCCGCCGGCTTCATCGACATCGAGACGCCGATGCTGACGCGCACCACGCCGGAAGGCGCGCGCGACTACATCGTCCCCAGCCGCACCCACCCGGGCAAGTTCTTCGCCCTGCCGCAGTCGCCGCAGCTGTTCAAGCAGCTGCTGATGATGTCGGGGTTCGACCGCTACTACCAGATCGCCCGCTGCTTCCGCGACGAGGACCTGCGCGCGGATCGCCAGCCGGAGTTCACGCAGCTCGACATCGAGACGTCCTTCATGACGGAGGACGACATCATGAAGGTCATGGAGGCGCTGGTCCGCGACCTCTTCAAGACCATCCTCGATGTGGACCTGCCCAACCCGCTGCCGCGGATGACCTACCACGAGGCCGTGGAACGCTTCGGCATCGACCGGCCCGACCTGCGCATCCCGCTGGAGCTGGTGGAAGTCGGCGACCTGATGCAGGGCATCGAGTTCAAGGTGTTCGCCGATCCGGCGGCCGATCCGGACGGCCGCGTGGCCGCGCTCAGGCTCCCGGGCGGCGGCACGCTCTCGCGCAAGGAAATCGACGACTACACCGCCTACGTCGCCCGCTACGGCGCCAGGGGCCTCGCCTACATCAAGGTCAACGACCCGGCGAAGGGCCGCGAAGGCCTGCAGTCGCCGATCCTCAAGTTCATGCCCGATGCCACGGTGGCGGGGCTGGTCTCGCGCCTGCAGCTGCAGGCCGGGGACCTGGTGTTCTTCGGCGCCGACAAGCGCAAGGTGGTCAACGACTCGCTGGCCGCGCTGCGCGTCAAGCTCGGGCACGACCGCGGGCTGGTGGCCGAGGGCTGGCGCCCGCTGTGGGTGGTGGATTTCCCCGGCTTCGAGTGGGATGCGCAGGAGAAGCGCTGGGCGGCGCTGCACCACCCGTTCACGGCGCCGAAGGTGGCGAGCCCCGGGGAACTCGAGGCGGCGCCGGGCAAGGCGCTGTCGCGCGCCTATGACATGGTGCTCAACGGCACGGAGATCGGCGGCGGCTCCATCCGCATCCACACCGAGGCGATGCAGGCCGCGGTGTTCCGCGTGCTCGGCATGCCGGCGGAGGAGGCCGAGGGCAAGTTCGGCTTCCTGCTGCGCGCCATGCGCTACGGTTGCCCGCCCCACGGCGGCATCGCCTTCGGCCTGGACCGCCTGGTGATGCTGATGGCCGGTGCGCAGAGCATCCGCGACGTCATCGCCTTCCCGAAGACCCAGACGGCAAGCTGCCTGATGACCGAGGCGCCCGGGGACGTGTCGCCGCAGCAGCTCAAGGAAACCGGCATCCGCCTGCGCAGCTAG
- a CDS encoding alpha/beta fold hydrolase translates to MNRRSFLLAGTVAAIMPAEAQLPADNVVVVHGLWMTGMETGLLRSRLREDYGFDPRQYSYRTVQAGLDANVRQLHEYLAAVPGDTLHVVGHSLGGLLALHTLLRYPDPRPGRVVCLGSPLRGSVAARALAGLPFGQEILGQTMREAVLEGGLDEYRGAREVGVIAGTMGLGLGVVIENLPIPNDGTVAVEETRLPGIRDHLEIEVSHTGLLVSPLVASQTAFFLRHGQFARTGSETG, encoded by the coding sequence ATGAACCGCCGCAGCTTCCTGCTTGCCGGCACCGTCGCCGCGATCATGCCAGCCGAAGCCCAGCTTCCCGCCGACAACGTCGTCGTGGTCCACGGACTGTGGATGACCGGCATGGAGACCGGCCTGCTGCGCAGCCGGCTGCGCGAGGACTACGGCTTCGACCCGCGCCAGTACAGCTACCGCACCGTGCAGGCCGGGCTCGACGCCAACGTGCGCCAGCTCCATGAGTACCTGGCCGCCGTGCCCGGCGACACCCTCCACGTGGTCGGCCACAGCCTCGGCGGCCTGCTGGCGCTGCACACGCTGCTGCGTTACCCGGATCCGCGTCCGGGCCGCGTGGTCTGCCTCGGCTCGCCGCTGCGCGGGAGTGTCGCCGCACGCGCCCTGGCCGGCCTGCCCTTCGGCCAGGAGATCCTCGGCCAGACCATGCGCGAGGCCGTGCTCGAAGGCGGCCTGGACGAATACCGCGGTGCGCGCGAGGTCGGCGTGATCGCCGGGACCATGGGCCTGGGCCTCGGCGTGGTCATCGAAAACCTGCCGATCCCGAACGACGGCACGGTCGCGGTCGAGGAAACCCGGCTGCCGGGCATCAGGGACCACCTCGAGATCGAGGTGAGCCACACCGGCCTGCTGGTGTCGCCGCTGGTGGCCTCCCAGACCGCCTTCTTCCTGCGGCACGGGCAGTTCGCCCGCACGGGCAGCGAGACAGGCTGA
- a CDS encoding MFS transporter translates to MAACRTRPKPSRRTDLSISAPETPPAAGTAPVRKFWFVELAEDVARSHFGTLLYGAFTTIGLLAFVAIGTPYVLNVYLQVPANEQGQISGDLAAWTEIVLLLVFGPAGVLADRIGRRQVYAVGYLFMGIAYALYPFAGSVTELTGYRIVYALGVGLTTAMLQTTLADYPANASRGKATALIGTLNGLGVIILSVGLGGMMKAFVGRGWDPQMAGYLTHGIVAGLCFFSAVVVARGLKPGAGVSRAARLPIGELVASGFAAARNPRVALAYACAFIARGDLVVVGTFVNLWGTSAAMAAGYDPAEASAKGRMLFAASTTAGLFWLPIMGYMLDKLNRVTGAVVCMALAAAGFLFTDMVDDPLDSRNLGFFLLLGIGQISAFAAAATLIGQEAPKESRGAVIGLFNMSGAIGILFCTAVGGRLFDAIGPHAVFEMVGTITVLVVLFGLWVRWKAPGPLKPERGGVELGV, encoded by the coding sequence ATGGCCGCCTGCCGCACCCGACCCAAGCCGAGCAGGAGGACCGACTTGTCGATCAGCGCACCCGAGACCCCGCCGGCCGCGGGTACCGCCCCTGTCAGGAAATTCTGGTTCGTCGAGCTTGCCGAGGATGTCGCCCGCAGCCACTTCGGCACCTTGCTCTACGGCGCCTTCACCACCATCGGCCTGCTGGCCTTCGTCGCCATCGGCACGCCCTACGTCCTCAACGTCTACCTGCAGGTACCGGCGAACGAGCAGGGCCAGATATCCGGCGACCTTGCCGCGTGGACCGAGATCGTGCTGCTGCTGGTGTTCGGCCCGGCCGGCGTGCTGGCCGACCGCATCGGCCGGAGGCAGGTCTATGCGGTGGGCTACCTGTTCATGGGCATTGCCTATGCCCTGTATCCCTTCGCCGGGTCGGTCACCGAGCTGACCGGCTACCGCATCGTCTACGCCCTGGGCGTCGGGCTGACGACCGCGATGCTGCAGACCACGCTCGCCGATTACCCGGCCAATGCCTCGCGCGGCAAGGCCACCGCGCTGATCGGCACCCTCAACGGCCTCGGTGTCATCATCCTCTCGGTCGGGCTGGGCGGCATGATGAAGGCCTTCGTCGGCCGCGGCTGGGATCCACAGATGGCCGGCTACCTCACCCACGGCATCGTCGCCGGCCTGTGCTTTTTCTCGGCGGTCGTCGTCGCCCGTGGCCTCAAGCCGGGCGCCGGCGTCAGCCGCGCGGCGCGCCTGCCCATCGGCGAGCTGGTGGCGAGCGGCTTCGCCGCGGCACGCAACCCGCGGGTCGCGCTCGCCTATGCCTGCGCCTTCATCGCCCGTGGCGACCTGGTGGTGGTCGGCACCTTCGTCAACCTCTGGGGCACCAGCGCCGCCATGGCTGCGGGCTACGACCCGGCCGAGGCCTCCGCCAAGGGCCGGATGCTGTTCGCCGCTTCCACCACCGCCGGCCTGTTCTGGCTGCCGATCATGGGCTACATGCTCGACAAGCTGAACCGCGTCACCGGCGCGGTGGTCTGCATGGCGCTGGCCGCAGCGGGGTTCCTGTTCACCGACATGGTCGACGATCCGCTGGACAGCCGGAACCTGGGGTTCTTCCTGCTCCTCGGCATCGGCCAGATCAGCGCCTTCGCCGCCGCCGCCACGCTCATCGGTCAGGAAGCACCGAAGGAATCGCGCGGTGCGGTCATCGGGCTGTTCAACATGTCCGGCGCCATCGGCATCCTGTTCTGCACCGCCGTCGGCGGCCGCCTGTTCGACGCCATCGGCCCGCACGCCGTGTTCGAGATGGTCGGCACCATCACCGTGCTAGTCGTGCTCTTCGGCCTCTGGGTGCGCTGGAAGGCGCCCGGGCCGCTGAAGCCGGAGCGGGGCGGGGTGGAGCTGGGGGTCTGA
- the cas3 gene encoding CRISPR-associated helicase Cas3', translating into MEPFGTSTKGISDATFAQVFSAATTLDSPYAYQYRLATDPWPDLLDVPTGMGKTAAITLAWLWKRGWRKGGRTGPVDTSTPRRLVWCLPMRVLVEQTRDNVAGWLCNLDIHGKQGDNKVSVHVLMGGEEDLGSWAEHPEEDMILIGTQDMLLSRALMRGYGMSRYQWPIHFALLHNDCLWAYDEVQLMGAGLATSAQIEAFRRRFVPAVASHSLWVSATLRQEWLATVDLRPHMDSLQRHTIGDVDRQQAGERLRAVKSLRSATLRLGNDNGKQNGRAYLGALCAEVLAHHDVKAQTLVILNNVSRAQGLFQLLCRERAGKGDLLIHARFRPAERAAQARRLRDEPDVDRIIVATQAIEAGVDISSRVMFTELAPWTSMVQRFGRCNRYGEHNKDGAHIFWIDIEPDKTMVLPYTDEVLDVARTRLAGLASASPQDLPPADEAHPLTAVLRRKDFLDLFNTDPDLSGFDVDVSDYIRDSGTPGVQVFWREFEGDPNQPEPQARPVRDELCPASIGQVTALVRRKDVTLWNWDALDGRWSRLQRDRKPRPGMVLMASSTHGGYDPTIGFDADSRKPVQPLPPAATGRDSMPDYTDDGLSRQNRPVLLAEHLTHVAQHAGRLCTAVGETEHLGAVVRAGRWHDLGKLHAVFQGSMYRCRPPADPARPLAKSDCAGPMRHDRPYFRHELASMLGWLAQYDAEPDADLVAYLILAHHGKVRMSLRAMPTEQAGADVRRFARGIHEGDLLPALDFDGEHSGAITLKLALMEIGLGEQGPSWSERALRLRDRLGPIRLAWLETLVRLADWRASAAEQLEPVDGQPHNATHELDRSHPSLAQVATGGAAAARTGESATQGGAQHGLRGRAGGSGDAGSRTRPPQAATRYVDTTLGILSYAELAPHLARRVEQAQYAIRQGELDRRLVDESLFLELHKRICGDLTPDFSGRWRSQEVIVGEHQPPLPHLVAQGMREYVRDLQARIDALPSEAGDSLLELLAFAEGRLLSIHPFTDFNGRTTRVFIDWLTRRLDLPDVDPTPDEGEATALYLAALRAADRHHWTPLMAIWRERLQQGAGS; encoded by the coding sequence ATGGAGCCATTCGGTACCAGCACGAAAGGCATATCGGATGCCACGTTTGCGCAGGTGTTCAGCGCGGCGACAACACTGGACTCCCCTTATGCCTATCAGTATCGACTGGCCACCGATCCCTGGCCGGACCTTCTCGATGTGCCAACCGGCATGGGCAAGACGGCAGCCATCACGCTGGCGTGGCTGTGGAAGCGGGGCTGGCGCAAAGGTGGCCGCACCGGCCCCGTCGATACCTCCACTCCACGCCGCCTGGTGTGGTGCCTTCCGATGCGCGTACTGGTTGAGCAGACGCGCGACAACGTCGCCGGCTGGCTCTGCAACCTGGACATTCACGGAAAGCAGGGCGACAACAAGGTATCCGTCCATGTGCTGATGGGTGGCGAGGAGGACCTCGGCTCCTGGGCCGAGCATCCGGAAGAGGACATGATCCTCATCGGCACCCAGGACATGCTGCTTTCACGCGCCCTGATGCGTGGTTACGGCATGAGCCGCTACCAGTGGCCCATCCACTTTGCCTTGCTGCACAACGACTGCCTTTGGGCATACGACGAGGTGCAGCTGATGGGTGCAGGGCTGGCGACTTCCGCACAGATCGAAGCTTTTCGTCGTCGTTTCGTGCCGGCCGTGGCGAGCCATTCGCTGTGGGTCTCGGCAACGCTGCGCCAGGAGTGGCTGGCGACGGTCGATCTGCGGCCGCATATGGACTCGCTGCAACGCCATACCATCGGCGATGTGGACAGGCAGCAGGCTGGTGAGCGGCTGCGTGCCGTCAAGTCATTGCGGTCTGCAACGTTGCGTCTCGGCAATGACAACGGCAAGCAGAATGGCAGGGCGTATCTCGGTGCGCTATGCGCGGAAGTGCTCGCGCACCATGACGTGAAAGCGCAGACCCTCGTCATCCTCAACAATGTCAGCCGGGCACAGGGACTCTTCCAGCTCCTGTGCAGGGAGCGGGCAGGCAAGGGGGATCTGCTGATTCATGCCCGCTTCCGTCCGGCCGAGCGGGCCGCGCAGGCGCGACGGCTGCGTGATGAGCCTGACGTCGACCGCATCATCGTTGCCACACAGGCCATCGAGGCCGGTGTCGATATTTCCTCCAGGGTGATGTTTACCGAGCTGGCTCCGTGGACGTCGATGGTGCAGCGCTTCGGCCGCTGCAATCGCTACGGGGAGCACAACAAGGACGGCGCACACATATTCTGGATCGATATCGAGCCAGACAAGACCATGGTATTGCCCTATACGGACGAAGTACTGGATGTTGCGCGCACCAGGCTTGCGGGGTTGGCGAGTGCGAGCCCGCAGGATTTGCCACCAGCGGATGAAGCTCACCCGCTCACGGCGGTTCTGCGTCGCAAGGACTTCCTGGATCTCTTCAATACCGACCCTGACCTGTCGGGCTTCGACGTCGATGTATCCGACTACATCCGTGACAGCGGTACACCCGGCGTGCAGGTGTTCTGGCGCGAATTCGAGGGCGACCCCAACCAGCCGGAACCGCAGGCACGACCCGTCCGCGATGAGCTGTGCCCGGCGTCCATCGGGCAGGTCACGGCCTTGGTCAGGCGCAAGGACGTCACGCTCTGGAACTGGGACGCACTGGACGGCCGGTGGTCGAGGTTACAGCGTGACCGCAAGCCGCGCCCCGGCATGGTACTGATGGCAAGCAGTACCCATGGCGGCTACGACCCGACCATCGGCTTTGATGCCGACAGCCGGAAGCCGGTGCAGCCGTTGCCGCCGGCAGCGACGGGCCGCGACAGCATGCCTGACTACACCGATGACGGACTCTCGAGACAGAACAGGCCGGTGTTGCTCGCCGAGCACCTCACACACGTCGCCCAGCATGCCGGGCGATTGTGCACTGCGGTCGGCGAGACGGAGCATCTCGGTGCGGTGGTGCGCGCTGGCCGTTGGCACGACCTGGGCAAACTCCACGCGGTCTTTCAGGGCTCGATGTACCGCTGTCGCCCGCCAGCCGATCCGGCGCGGCCGCTGGCCAAGTCCGATTGCGCGGGGCCGATGCGCCACGACCGTCCATATTTCCGCCACGAGCTGGCCTCCATGCTGGGCTGGCTGGCCCAGTACGACGCGGAGCCGGATGCCGATCTCGTCGCGTACCTGATCCTCGCCCATCATGGCAAGGTGCGCATGAGCCTGCGCGCCATGCCTACGGAACAGGCGGGCGCCGATGTCAGGCGCTTTGCTCGTGGTATTCATGAGGGTGATTTGCTGCCCGCGCTGGATTTTGACGGTGAACACAGCGGGGCAATCACGCTCAAGCTTGCGCTGATGGAAATCGGGCTTGGCGAGCAGGGGCCATCGTGGAGCGAACGTGCGTTGCGGCTCCGGGATCGGCTTGGCCCGATTCGACTGGCCTGGCTGGAAACCCTGGTGCGGCTGGCCGACTGGCGTGCCTCGGCAGCCGAACAGCTTGAACCGGTCGACGGGCAGCCGCACAATGCGACACATGAACTGGATCGAAGCCATCCATCACTGGCGCAGGTTGCCACGGGCGGAGCAGCAGCGGCGCGCACTGGCGAATCTGCCACGCAAGGTGGCGCGCAGCATGGCCTTCGAGGGCGAGCCGGTGGATCAGGCGATGCTGGAAGCCGAACTCGGCCGCCTCAAGCAGCAACCCGCTACGTCGACACCACACTCGGCATCCTGAGCTACGCCGAGCTCGCACCGCATCTGGCGCGCCGCGTCGAGCAGGCCCAGTACGCCATCCGCCAGGGCGAACTTGATCGCCGGCTGGTTGATGAGAGTCTCTTCCTCGAACTGCACAAACGTATCTGTGGCGACCTGACGCCAGACTTCTCCGGCCGCTGGCGAAGCCAGGAGGTCATTGTCGGCGAGCATCAACCGCCCTTGCCGCATCTCGTCGCCCAGGGGATGCGTGAGTACGTGCGCGATCTCCAGGCCCGTATCGATGCCTTGCCATCCGAGGCCGGTGATTCCCTGCTGGAGCTGCTGGCCTTTGCCGAGGGCCGGCTGCTCAGCATTCACCCGTTCACCGATTTCAATGGCCGCACCACACGCGTGTTCATCGACTGGCTGACACGCCGTCTCGACCTCCCGGATGTCGATCCGACACCGGATGAGGGCGAGGCAACCGCTCTTTACCTCGCCGCACTGCGCGCCGCCGACCGCCACCACTGGACGCCGCTGATGGCGATCTGGCGTGAACGCCTGCAGCAGGGGGCCGGGTCATGA
- the csx17 gene encoding type I-U CRISPR-associated protein Csx17, with protein MNEHVLDGCTATPLASYLKALGVLRLLSAWYPDTRGAWRGDCFVLTTPLDRGGIEKFFLEEYAPTPVMAPWNGGSGFYEKDNKDALLRIMQSGDARLHDYRNCLAIAESALSGYDRSSSPKEDDKARLLSTMRGQLPDGALAWFDASVLLASEAARYPPLLGTGGNDGRLDFTNNFMQRVLDVILFADNAERKVSLERIRTALFNMVSPGLAKSAIGQFSPGQAGGPNAGTGFEADAAINPWDFVLMIEGALLFAAAAVRRNADDHFGVLSYPFTVRAVGSGAGSLGEGDFSSARGELWMPLWTQSATYAEVQALMSEGRVALGRKPARDALDFVRAVQHLGAYRGVRSFQRYGLLMRSGKAYLATPLARVEVNERQGPSWLDELDAHGWLDRFRRFSGEANTAVRFRMLCKRLEDRLFSLVGRLPRKAEAQALLVLLGKIQMTLAVSGKARETINPIPRLSGRWVIAAADDTPAFRIAMALAGLHGMDHEPLPLRAQLFPVQRRFDQWLTPEAGEKSRICDGAKGRLVDVLPSLLDRRLWLAERLALSDKPLDSAAGATLEDVAGFLRHDGMDTRISDLLPGLSLCEIPGDFDRGAGEDVLPSAFSLMKLVLTPERRLRSLGLLADGQQLPVPPRMLAQLEAGNHDNRAVVSAWRRLRASGLSPLFSPDALPALTGIDPRRAAAALLIPLRFGATAALARSVLNQPDTGSV; from the coding sequence ATGAATGAGCATGTGCTGGATGGATGTACGGCAACCCCGCTCGCCAGCTATCTCAAGGCATTGGGTGTGTTACGCCTGCTTTCGGCCTGGTATCCGGACACGCGCGGCGCATGGCGTGGGGACTGCTTCGTGCTGACGACGCCGCTTGACCGCGGCGGAATCGAGAAGTTTTTTCTTGAGGAGTATGCGCCGACACCGGTGATGGCGCCGTGGAATGGCGGCAGTGGCTTTTACGAGAAGGACAACAAGGATGCATTGCTGCGCATAATGCAAAGCGGCGATGCGCGACTGCATGACTACCGGAACTGTCTTGCAATTGCTGAGTCTGCGCTTTCGGGGTACGACCGTTCGAGCAGCCCCAAGGAAGATGACAAGGCACGTCTTCTCAGCACAATGCGTGGGCAGCTGCCCGATGGTGCGCTTGCCTGGTTTGATGCCTCCGTTCTTCTTGCCAGTGAGGCGGCCCGATATCCACCGCTGCTGGGTACCGGCGGCAACGACGGCCGGCTCGATTTCACCAACAATTTCATGCAGCGTGTTCTTGACGTCATCCTTTTCGCCGACAACGCGGAAAGGAAAGTATCACTCGAAAGAATTCGAACAGCCTTGTTCAACATGGTGTCGCCCGGATTGGCCAAGAGTGCCATCGGGCAGTTCTCGCCAGGGCAGGCAGGAGGACCAAACGCTGGTACGGGGTTTGAGGCCGATGCTGCGATCAATCCCTGGGATTTCGTGTTGATGATAGAAGGCGCGCTGTTGTTCGCTGCGGCAGCAGTACGACGCAATGCGGACGATCATTTCGGCGTGCTGAGCTATCCCTTTACCGTGCGTGCGGTTGGGTCCGGGGCGGGCAGTCTTGGAGAAGGGGACTTTTCCAGCGCACGCGGGGAACTGTGGATGCCTCTTTGGACGCAGTCGGCGACGTACGCGGAAGTACAGGCATTGATGAGCGAAGGCCGGGTGGCATTGGGACGGAAGCCGGCAAGGGATGCGCTGGATTTCGTTCGTGCCGTACAGCATCTGGGTGCCTACCGCGGCGTGCGCAGCTTCCAGCGGTACGGTTTGTTGATGCGCTCAGGCAAGGCATACCTGGCGACACCACTTGCACGTGTTGAGGTGAACGAGAGGCAGGGTCCATCGTGGCTCGATGAGCTGGATGCCCACGGCTGGCTTGACCGATTTCGTCGTTTCAGCGGGGAGGCCAACACAGCCGTGCGCTTCAGGATGCTGTGCAAGCGCCTCGAGGATCGGCTGTTCTCGCTGGTCGGAAGGCTGCCGCGCAAGGCGGAAGCACAGGCATTGCTGGTCCTGCTTGGCAAGATCCAGATGACGCTTGCGGTGAGCGGCAAGGCGCGCGAGACGATAAACCCGATACCGCGCCTCTCCGGACGCTGGGTGATTGCTGCGGCTGACGATACGCCGGCCTTCCGCATAGCCATGGCGCTTGCCGGGCTGCACGGTATGGATCATGAACCGCTGCCCTTGCGTGCGCAGCTGTTTCCGGTCCAGCGCCGATTCGACCAATGGTTGACCCCGGAGGCAGGCGAGAAGAGTCGCATCTGTGATGGTGCCAAGGGCCGGCTTGTGGATGTCTTGCCGTCATTGCTCGATCGCCGCCTCTGGTTGGCAGAGCGCCTGGCGCTCTCGGACAAGCCGCTGGACAGTGCGGCGGGAGCGACGCTTGAAGACGTAGCCGGCTTTCTTCGCCATGATGGTATGGACACGCGCATCAGTGACCTGCTGCCAGGTCTCTCGCTCTGCGAGATTCCCGGGGATTTCGATCGCGGTGCGGGTGAAGACGTCCTGCCTTCGGCATTCTCGCTGATGAAGCTCGTGTTGACGCCGGAGCGCAGGTTGCGCTCCCTGGGATTGCTGGCGGATGGCCAGCAGCTGCCTGTTCCTCCCAGGATGCTGGCACAGCTTGAAGCAGGGAATCATGACAATCGTGCTGTGGTGTCCGCATGGCGTCGTCTGCGGGCATCTGGCTTGTCGCCTCTATTTTCGCCTGATGCCCTGCCGGCACTCACGGGCATCGATCCCAGGCGTGCCGCAGCAGCCCTGCTGATTCCGCTGCGCTTTGGTGCCACCGCCGCACTGGCGCGGTCGGTGTTGAATCAACCCGATACCGGATCTGTCTGA